A window of the Brassica napus cultivar Da-Ae chromosome A2, Da-Ae, whole genome shotgun sequence genome harbors these coding sequences:
- the LOC125586013 gene encoding chaperone protein dnaJ 8, chloroplastic-like, with protein MTIALTIGGNVFSGLSGSKSSIRKNAKMLNRTRVVCSSSSIMDPYKTLKIRPDSSEYEVKQAFRQLAKKYHPDVCRGNNCGVQFQTINEAYNIVLKQIKNQMEGTEEFQPFDVYDEGFNGMNDPDCDTWEEWMGWEGAGTRDYSSHVNPYA; from the exons ATGACTATTGCTTTAACCATTGGAGGAAACGTGTTCTCGGGTCTATCCGGATCAAAGTCCAGCATAAGAAAGAACGCGAAGATGCTAAACAGAACAAGAGTCgtttgttcttcatcttctatAATGGATCCTTATAAGACCCTTAAGATCCGACCCGATTCATCCGAATACGAGGTCAAGCAAGCTTTCAGACAACTCGCCAAAAAG TATCATCCTGATGTTTGTAGAGGAAACAACTGTGGGGTACAGTTTCAAACAATCAACGAAGCTTACAAT ATTGTGTTGAAGCAAATAAAGAATCAGATGGAGGGAACAGAGGAGTTTCAGCCGTTCGATGTATATGACGAGGGGTTCAACGGAATGAATGATCCAGATTGCGACACGTGGGAGGAATGGATGGGATGGGAAGGTGCAGGAACCAGAGACTACTCTTCTCACGTCAATCCTTACGCTTGA
- the LOC106429672 gene encoding probable protein phosphatase 2C 18 isoform X2 produces MLVFENFCSRDDTVFCGVFDGHGPFGHMVAKKVRDTLPSTLSTQLKLASESEQSGLVNEEEEGQRSESVITTMDEQWCELIPNGEQLPEMYLPLKHALLKSCQQIDKELKMHPTIDCFCSGTTSVTLIKQGEDLVVGNIGDSRAVLATRDKDNALVAVQLTVDLKPDLPSESARIQKCKGRVFALQDEPEVARVWLPNSNSPGLAMARAFGDFCLKDYGLISVPDINYRHLTEEDQFIILASDGVWDVLSNKEAVDIVASAPSRSTAARALVDTAVRSWRIKYPTSKNDDCTVVCLFLQDSSNVVKDSHNEDSVESVSISNKEEEIVPVKEESISKSCGIESKMMTMTLAECISVAQDDEEWSALEGLTRVNSLLSIPRFFSGELRSTSWRKWL; encoded by the exons ATGCTCGTTTTTGAG AACTTTTGTTCGAGAGACGATACAGTGTTTTGTGGTGTATTTGATGGACACGGACCATTTGGTCATATGGTTGCCAAGAAAGTCAGAGACACATTGCCCTCCACACTCTCAACACAGTTGAAATTAGCATCAGAGTCAGAACAAAGCGGCTTAGtgaatgaggaagaagaagggcaGAGAAGCGAGTCTGTTATTACTACTATGGATGAGCAATGGTGTGAGTTAATTCCAAACGGTGAACAACTTCCAGAGATGTATCTGCCTCTTAAACACGCCTTGCTCAAGTCTTGTCAGCAGATAGATAAAGAGCTTAAAATGCATCCTACTATTGATTGTTTCTGCAGTGGAACCACTTCTGTCACTTTGATCAAGCAG GGTGAGGACTTGGTGGTCGGAAACATCGGTGACTCGAGAGCTGTTCTTGCCACAAGAGACAAAGACAATGCTTTGGTCGCTGTACAACTAACCGTAGACTTAAAACCAGACCTGCCAA GTGAATCAGCGAGAATCCAAAAATGTAAAGGCAGAGTCTTTGCGTTGCAAGATGAGCCAGAGGTAGCTCGTGTATGGTTACCAAACAGCAACTCACCTGGTTTAGCAATGGCTCGAGCTTTTGGTGACTTCTGTCTCAAAGATTACGGTCTTATCTCAGTTCCAGACATCAACTACCGGCACCTTACAGAAGAAGACCAGTTCATCATTCTTGCTAGCGACGGTGTATGGGATGTGTTATCTAACAAAGAGGCTGTGGACATTGTTGCTTCTGCTCCTAGTCGAAGCACAGCAGCTAGAGCTTTGGTGGACACAGCGGTTAGATCATGGAGAATCAAGTATCCAACTTCAAAGAACGATGACTGTACTGTAGTCTGCCTCTTTCTACAAGATTCAAGCAATGTAGTAAAGGATTCACACAATGAAGACTCTGTAGAGAGTGTCAGTATCAGTAACAAGGAGGAGGAGATTGTTCCAGTTAAAGAGGAAAGTATCTCTAAGAGTTGTGGGATTGAGTCAAAGATGATGACAATGACACTTGCTGAATGTATATCGGTTGCACAGGATGATGAAGAGTGGTCTGCTTTGGAAGGGTTGACTAGGGTTAATAGTTTATTGAGCATTCCAAGGTTCTTCTCTGGTGAGCTTAGATCAACTAGTTGGAGAAAATGGTTgtga
- the LOC106379533 gene encoding LOW QUALITY PROTEIN: wall-associated receptor kinase-like 22 (The sequence of the model RefSeq protein was modified relative to this genomic sequence to represent the inferred CDS: inserted 2 bases in 1 codon; deleted 1 base in 1 codon; substituted 2 bases at 2 genomic stop codons) → MKKPKNIAKRRSKRMKNERLLFCILLSLLKLLITAQNLDPSSSLCNSFCGGISIPFPFGIGPKHCYLNDWYKVVCNTTTTTSLSTPFLSKINRELMSITLQKTIDSTQGVFHIKSPVTSSGCSKRDEKPLPLNLTGKGSXRALVTDLESQIIGCESSCESRLGLDKICSGYRCFQAMITADRPQVIGVDLESSAGGNTTLCKVAFLTKETYSPANVIQLEKISSNGFTVIGLEWFFDASLTQLAKPVGCFNLTGDDAYDTSESSCVCEYSYLTGFGHSSCFCNDGYEGNLYLQGGCVDIDECEGELGQSRCGGQTCVNVPGSFRCVPKKIEKIKPVCSGLVIGLALLFLVLGIWRLIKFVKKRRKIIRKREFFKRNGGLLLKQQLTTEEGGGNVXTSRIFSSKELEKATDNFNKNRVLGQGGQGTVYKGMLVDGRIIAVKRSKVLDKDKVEEFINEVHVLSQINHRNILKLMGCCLETEVPILVYEHIPNGDLFKRLHNDSDDYTMTWEVRLRIAVEIAGALAYLHSAASTPVYHRYVKTTNILLDEKYRAKVSDFGTSRSISIDQTHLTTHVAGTFGYLDPEYFQTSQFTDKSDVYSFGIVLVELITREKLFSVVRLEENRGLASHFIEAMKENRVLDIVDSRIKEECKPEQVLALAKLARRCLSLKGKKHPSMRVVSSDLEKIRSSLEDLEVTIEEEEEEEEMPIEINIDDSWSVDMTAPASLFDLSPTLDVEPLVPQXTWS, encoded by the exons atgaaaaaaccaaaaaacatagccaaaagaagaagcaaaagaatGAAGAACGAGAGACTTTTATTTTGTATTCTACTCTCCCTCCTAAAACTGTTAATAACAGCTCAAAACCTTGACCCTTCTTCAAGTCTATGTAATAGTTTCTGTGGAGGAATCTCAATTCCTTTCCCTTTCGGTATCGGACCGAAACATTGCTATCTCAACGACTGGTACAAGGTTGTCTGtaacaccaccaccaccacctccctCTCCACTCCGTTCCTCTCTAAGATCAACAGAGAATTGATGAGCATCACACTTCAAAAAACAATTGACAGCACCCAAGGCGTCTTTCACATCAAATCTCCGGTGACTTCCTCCGGCTGTTCTAAACGAGACGAAAAGCCTCTTCCTTTAAACCTCACCGGTAAAGGAAG CAGAGCTTTGGTTACCGACCTCGAATCTCAGATCATAGGATGTGAATCCAGCTGCGAGAGTCGCCTAGGCCTAGACAAGATCTGCAGTGGTTACAGATGTTTTCAGGCGATGATCACGGCGGATAGACCGCAAGTGATCGGCGTTGACTTAGAAAGCTCCGCTGGTGGTAACACAACTCTTTGTAAAGTTGCTTTCTTGACGAAGGAGACTTACTCTCCGGCGAATGTTATCCAGCTGGAGAAAATTTCTAGTAATGGTTTTACTGTGATCGGGCTTGAATGGTTCTTTGATGCATCACTTACTCAATTAGCGAAGCCAGTGGGTTGTTTTAATTTGACGGGTGATGATGCTTACGACACGAGCGAATCAAGTTGTGTTTGC GAGTATAGTTATTTAACTGGGTTTGGTCACAGTAGCTGTTTCTGCAATGACGGTTACGAAGGGAATCTGTATCTTCAGGGTGGATGTGTTG ACATTGATGAATGTGAGGGAGAATTAGGGCAAAGCAGGTGTGGAGGACAAACTTGTGTTAATGTCCCTGGATCGTTTAGGTGTGTGCCAAAGAAAATAGAGAAGATCAAGCCTGT TTGTTCAGGTCTGGTTATAGGTTTGGCACTGTTGTTCTTGGTTCTCGGGATATGGAGATTGATCAAATTCGtcaagaagagaaggaagattaTCCGAAAGAGGGAGTTCTTTAAACGTAACGGAGGCTTATTGTTGAAACAACAACTAACTACAGAAGAAGGAGGTGGTAATGTTTAGACATCTAGGATATTCAGCTCCAAAGAGCTGGAGAAAGCGACCGATAACTTCAACAAGAACAGGGTTCTTGGACAGGGAGGCCAAGGCACTGTCTACAAAGGAATGCTGGTAGATGGAAGAATCATAGCTGTCAAAAGATCTAAAGTTTTGGATAAAGACAAAGTTGAGGAGTTCATCAATGAGGTTCATGTTCTCTCGCAGATTAACCATAGAAACATCTTGAAACTCATGGGGTGTTGTCTCGAGACAGAGGTTCCTATATTGGTTTATGAGCATATTCCAAACGGAGACCTGTTCAAACGGCTACACAATGATTCAGATGATTACACCATGACTTGGGAAGTGCGTTTGCGGATAGCTGTGGAAATTGCAGGAGCACTTGCTTACTTGCACTCGGCTGCATCTACACCGGTCTATCACAGATATGTCAAGACCACAAACATACTCTTGGATGAGAAGTATAGAGCCAAGGTGTCGGATTTTGGTACTTCGAGATCTATAAGCATAGATCAGACACACTTGACAACTCATGTTGCTGGTACTTTTGGATATTTGGATCCAGAGTACTTTCAAACTAGCCAGTTCACTGATAAAAGTGATGTTTATAGTTTTGGGATTGTCTTGGTTGAGCTTATAACCAGAGAAAAACTGTTTTCTGTTGTGCGGCTTGAAGAAAACAGAGGGCTTGCATCTCATTTCATCGAGGCCATGAAAGAGAACAGAGTTCTTGATATTGTTGATTCTCGGATCAAAGAAGAATGCAAACCGGAACAAGTATTGGCTTTGGCAAAGCTTGCGAGAAGGTGTTTAAGCCTAAAAGGGAAGAAGCATCCAAGCATGAGAGTGGTTTCCAGTGACCTTGAGAAAATCCGTTCATCACTTGAAGATTTAGAGGTAACTatcgaagaagaggaagaagaagaagaaatgccAATAGAAATAAACATAGATGATTCTTGGAGTGTGGACATGACTGCTCCAGCATCTCTCTTTGATTTATCGCCTACGTTAGATGTTGAACCGCTGGTGCCTCAATGAACATGGTCATGA
- the LOC125586009 gene encoding pre-mRNA-splicing factor CWC22 homolog yields MGRHDSSSEEEERVRRDRSPDESSRRDLEIGGVAHKMRADSSSDEESGRRSRKNRREVDSGSDDDDKERDRGKRVEVDDATVREKRASKERTSSDEEDENHLSKVTGDVDDDYERKRSPKGRERHDRERTHRGSRVLADKPSGKEDDRQKSRRGGRESERKRRDHQASDDDEEGEIRNRRRGRERTDRGNEGLLKRDRRERDWSDRHRRDDGGRDEKERRHSDRYSDSQTDKLRKEEKSEAAKPKLPELNPSDSNAIALGKSGGVYIPPFKLARMMKEVEDKSSVEYQRLTWDALRKSINGLVNKVNASNIKNIIPELFAENLIRGRGLFCRSCMKSQMASPGFTDVFAALVAVINAKFPEVAELLLKRVVLQLKRAYKRNDKPQLLAAVKFIAHLVNQQVAEEIIALELVTVLLENPTDDSVEVAVGFVTECGAMLQDVTPKGLHGIFERFRGILHEGEIDKRVQYLIEGLFAIRKAKFQGHPAVRPELDLVEEKYSHDISIDDEINPETSLDVFKPDPDFLENEKKYEVLKKELLGEDESDDEDGSDASSEDNDDEEDDSDEEEDEEQMRIRDETETNLVNLRRTIYLTIMSSVDFEEAGHKLLKIKLEPGQEMELCIMLLECCSQERTYLRYYGLLGQRFCMINKIHQENFEKCFVQQYSMIHRLETNKLRNVAKFFAHLLGTDALPWHVLAYIRLTEEDTTSSSRIFIKILFQELSEHLGIRLLNERLQDPTMQESLESIFPKDNPKNTRFAINFFTSIGLGGITENLREYLKNMPRLIMQQQKQVAESTSSSGSDSSGSESDSSTSSSSSSSSSDESDREKRKRRRRS; encoded by the exons ATGGGTAGGCACGATAGTTCCTCCGAGGAAGAGGAGAGAGTGAGAAGAGATAGAAGCCCAGATGAGAGCTCGCGAAGAGATCTAGAGATTGGTGGTGTTGCACATAAGATGAGAGCAGATAGCTCCTCAGATGAGGAATCAGGTAGGCGGTCTAGGAAGAATCGAAGAGAAGTAGACTCTGGTTCTGACGACGATgataaagagagagatagagggAAAAGAGTGGAAGTAGATGATGCTACTGTTCGTGAGAAGAGGGCAAGTAAAGAGAGGACTTCttctgatgaagaagatgagaaccatcttTCAAAGGTTACTGGAGATGTTGATGATGATTATGAAAGGAAGAGAAGTCCCAAAGGCAGGGAGAGGCATGATAGAGAGAGGACTCATAGGGGTAGTAGAGTCTTAGCTGATAAGCCTTCTGGTAAAGAAGATGACAGACAAAAGAGCAGGAGAGGTGGGAGAGAAAGCGAGAGGAAACGTAGAGATCATCAAGCATCTGACGACGATGAGGAAGGTGAGATTAGGAACAGgagaagagggagagagaggacTGATAGAGGTAACGAAGGTCTCTTAAAGAGAGATCGGAGGGAGAGAGACTGGTCTGATAGGCATCGGAGGGACGATGGAGGTAGAGATGAAAAGGAGAGGCGACACAGTGACAGATATAGCGATAGCCAAACAGACAAGTTgagaaaggaagagaagagtgaagCTGCAAAGCCCAAGCTGCCAGAGCTCAACCCATCTGATAGCAATGCTATTGCTTTGGGAAAATCTGGCGGAGTTTATATCCCTCCGTTCAAGCTAGCACGCATGATGAAGGAGGTGGAAGATAAGAGCAGTGTAGAGTATCAGCGTCTAACATGGGACGCTCTCCGTAAAAGTATTAACGGGCTGGTCAATAAAGTCAATGCAAGTAACATCAAGAACATAATCCCTGAACTGTTTGCTGAGAACCTCATCAGAGGAAGGGGACTTTTCTGCCGTTCATGTATGAAGTCTCAAATGGCGTCTCCTGGATTCACTGACGTCTTTGCAGCTCTAGTCGCTGTTATCAACGCCAAGTTCCCTGAAGTTGCTGAACTTCTATTGAAAAGGGTCGTTTTGCAGCTAAAGAGAGCTTATAAGCGTAATGACAAG CCTCAATTGCTAGCTGCTGTTAAGTTTATAGCACATCTAGTGAACCAGCAAGTGGCTGAGGAAATCATTGCACTTGAATTAGTCACTGTACTTCTGGAAAACCCGACTGATGACAGTGTGGAGGTGGCTGTTGGTTTCGTTACAGAGTGTGGTGCGATGCTTCAGGACGTTACACCAAAAGGATTGCATG GGATTTTTGAGCGGTTTCGTGGTATACTGCACGAGGGAGAGATTGATAAGAGAGTTCAGTATTTGATTGAAGGGCTCTTTGCTATTAGGAAAGCGAAGTTTCAG GGACATCCTGCTGTTCGTCCTGAGTTGGATCTTGTGGAAGAAAAATATTCGCATGATATATCTATTGATGACGAAATAAATCCTGAAACCTCTCTTG ATGTTTTCAAACCTGATCCTGACTTCCTTGAGAACGAAAAGAAGTACGAGGTCCTGAAGAAGGAATTACTCGGTGAGGATGAGTCTGACGATGAAGATGGCTCTGATGCTAGTTCTGAGGATAAcgatgatgaggaagatgattctgatgaagaagaagatgaagaacaaatGAGAATAAGAGACGAGACAGAGACCAATCTTGTTAATCTTAGGAGGACAATATACCTGACCATTATGTCTAGCGTTGATTTTGAGGAAGCAGGTCACAAGTTACTTAAAATTAAACTTGAGCCAGGCCAAGAG ATGGAGCTATGCATAATGCTCCTGGAATGTTGCTCTCAGGAGAGAACGTACCTGCGTTACTACGGTTTGTTGGGTCAGCGTTTCTGTATGATCAACAAGATTCATCAAGAGAATTTTGAGAAATGTTTTGTTCAGCAGTACTCAATGATCCACCGGCTTGAGACGAACAAGCTGCGTAATGTGGCTAAGTTTTTCGCCCATTTACTGGGCACAGATGCACTCCCCTGGCATGTGCTTGCCTACATTCGCTTAACTGAGGAGGACACAACTTCGTCGTCCCGTATCTTCATTAAGATCCTTTTTCAG GAATTGTCAGAACACTTGGGGATTAGGCTGCTTAATGAGAGGCTTCAGGATCCAACAATGCAGGAGTCACTTGAATCCATCTTTCCTAAAGATAATCCAAAGAACACGAGGTTTGCAATCAACTTCTTCACCTCCATTGGTCTTGGAGGCATCACGGAGAATCTGAGAGAGTACCTGAAGAACATGCCACGGCTCATCATGCAACAACAGAAGCAAGTTGCAGAATCAACATCATCGTCTGGATCCGACAGTTCTGGTTCTGAGTCAGATTCatcgacttcttcttcttcttcttcttctagttcGGATGAAAGCGACAGAGAGAAGAGGaagcgaagaagaagatctTGA
- the LOC125575650 gene encoding leucine-rich repeat receptor protein kinase HPCA1-like, with protein sequence MVAATTTMTATFRLFLFCLTYSFTVFSMVSSVTDPRDAAALRSLMDQWDNTPPSWGGSDDPCGTPWEGVSCNNSRITALGLSTMGLKGRLSGDIGELSELRSLDLSFNPGLTGSLTSRLRDLQKLNILILAGCGFTGSIPNEIGYLKDLSFLALNSNNFTGKIPASLGNLSKVYWLDLADNQLTGPIPISSGSSPGLDLLLKAKHFHFNKNQLSGTIPPKLFSSEMILIHVLFDGNQFTGSIPSTLGLVQTLEVLRLDRNTLTGKVPENLSNLTNIIELNLAHNKLVGSLPDLSDMKSLNYVDLSNNSFDPSEPPLWFSTLPSLTTLVMEYGSLHGPLPNKLFGYPQLQQVKLRKNAFNGTLSLGDTVGPELQLVDLQDNDISSVTLSSGYTNTLILVGNPVCTTALSNTNYCQIQQKQAKRIYSTSLANCGGKSCPLDQKVSPQSCECAYPYEGTLYFRGPMFRDLTNANTYHSLEMSLWVKLGLTPGSVSLQNPFFNNDDYLQIQLELFPSTGKYFNRSEVQRIGFDLSNQTYKPPPLFGPYYFIASPYTFPADGNGRSLSSRMVTGIITGCSALVLCLVALGIYAFWQKRRAEQAIGLSRPFVSWASSGKDSGGAPQLKGARWFSYEELKKITNNFSMSSELGSGGYGKVYKGMLSDGQMVAIKRAQQGSTQGGHEFKTEIELLSRVHHKNLVGLVGFCFEQGEQILVYEFMSNGSLKDSLTGRSGIALDWKRRLRVALGSARGLAYLHELADPPIIHRDVKSTNILLDENLTAKVADFGLSKLVSDCTKGHVSTQVKGTLGYLDPEYYTTQKLTEKSDVYSFGVVLLELITAKQPIEKGKYIVREIKLVMNKSDEEFYGLREKMDRSLRDAGALPELGRYMELALKCVDETAAERPTMSEVVKEIEIIIQNSGASTSSSSASASSSATDFGGVKGGDKVLYGENLRKKEVRDGEGAFDYSGGYSVMTKVEPK encoded by the exons ATGGTGGCTGCAACAACCACCATGACGGCTACTTTCCGGTTGTTCTTGTTCTGTCTCACTTACTCGTTCACTGTCTTCTCGATGGTTTCATCAGTAACTGACCCTCGTGATG CGGCGGCTCTTCGTTCTTTGATGGATCAGTGGGACAACACGCCACCTAGCTGGGGAGGCTCTGATGATCCTTGTGGAACTCCTTGGGAAGGTGTCTCCTGCAATAACTCCAGAATCACTGCTTT GGGTTTATCAACAATGGGTCTCAAAGGAAGGCTTAGTGGAGACATTGGAGAACTATCCGAACTAAGATCCTT GGACCTTTCTTTCAATCCAGGACTCACAGGTTCACTTACTTCCCGTTTAAGAGACCTGCAAAAGCTCAACATTCT TATACTTGCTGGATGTGGCTTCACTGGTAGCATCCCTAATGAAATTGGTTATCTCAAAGATCTATCCTTCTT GGCCTTGAACTCCAATAATTTCACTGGTAAAATTCCAGCGTCTCTAGGAAACCTCAGTAAAGTCTATTGGTTGGATCTTGCGGATAATCAGTTGACAGGACCCATTCCAATATCATCAGGCTCTAGTCCTGGTCTTGATCTTCTCTTAAAAGCCAAACACTt TCACTTCAACAAGAATCAGCTCTCAGGCACTATTCCACCAAAACTCTTCAGCTCTGAGATGATATTGATCCATGT ATTATTTGATGGAAATCAATTCACAGGGAGCATACCTTCCACTTTGGGACTTGTTCAGACACTAGAGGTTCT GCGGCTTGACAGAAACACTCTGACCGGAAAAGTCCCAGAGAATCTTAGTAATCTCACAAACATCATTGAACT GAACTTAGCCCACAACAAACTGGTAGGATCTTTACCAGATTTATCAGACATGAAATCTCTGAACTATGT AGACCTGAGCAATAACTCATTTGATCCATCAGAGCCTCCTCTCTGGTTCTCAACCTTACCTTCATTAACTACACT GGTGATGGAATATGGGTCTCTTCACGGACCACTGCCTAATAAGCTCTTTGGCTACCCACAGCTTCAGCAAGT GAAACTGAGAAAGAATGCATTCAACGGAACACTGAGCTTAGGAGACACAGTAGGTCCAGAGCTACAACTCGTTGATCTGCAAGATAATGACATTTCCTCTGTAACACTGAGCTCTGGATACACCAATACATTAAT ACTCGTAGGAAACCCTGTATGCACAACAGCTCTCTCCAACACAAACTACTGCCAGATTCAGCAGAAACAAGCCAAACGTATATACTCGACCAGTCTTGCTAACTGTGGAGGAAAATCTTGTCCATTAGACCAAAAGGTTAGCCCTCAGAGCTGTGAATGCGCCTACCCTTATGAAGGCACACTCTACTTCCGAGGGCCTATGTTCAGAGACCTTACCAATGCAAACACGTACCATTCACTAGAGATGAGCTTGTGGGTGAAGCTAGGACTCACTCCAGGATCAGTCTCTCTACAAAACCCTTTCTTCAACAATGATGATTATCTCCAGATACAGCTGGAACTTTTCCCATCTACGGGGAAGTATTTCAACAGAAGTGAAGTACAGAGAATTGGATTTGACTTGAGTAATCAAACTTATAAACCTCCTCCACTGTTTGGACCTTACTATTTCATTGCATCTCCCTACACTTTCCCAG CTGACGGTAACGGACGTTCCTTGAGCTCTAGGATGGTCACAGGGATAATAACTGGTTGCAGCGCTTTGGTCTTGTGCCTTGTTGCCCTAGGAATATACGCATTTTGGCAGAAGAGACGTGCAGAGCAAGCTATCGGTTTGAGTAGACCGTTTG TTTCATGGGCATCAAGTGGGAAAGACAGTGGTGGCGCGCCGCAGCTGAAAGGGGCTAGATGGTTCTCCTATGAAGAACTTAAGAAGATCACCAACAACTTCTCCATGAGCAGTGAGTTGGGTTCTGGAGGTTATGGAAAGGTGTATAAAGGAATGCTCTCAGATGGACAGATGGTGGCTATAAAAAGAGCACAGCAAGGATCAACACAAGGAGGTCACGAGTTCAAAACAGAGATTGAGTTGCTTTCTAGAGTTCATCACAAGAACCTAGTTGGGCTTGTTGGGTTTTGTTTCGAACAAGGCGAGCAGATTCTGGTGTACGAGTTCATGTCCAACGGATCACTGAAAGACAGCTTAACAG GGAGATCTGGTATTGCTCTGGACTGGAAACGGAGGCTGAGAGTGGCTCTGGGATCAGCAAGAGGACTAGCTTACCTCCACGAACTGGCGGATCCTCCTATCATACACAGGGACGTGAAATCAACCAACATTCTTTTGGATGAGAATCTCACGGCCAAGGTTGCTGACTTTGGTTTGTCCAAGCTGGTTTCTGACTGCACCAAAGGCCATGTTTCAACCCAAGTCAAAGGCACATTG GGATATTTGGATccagaatactacacaacgcagaAACTTACAGAGAAGAGCGACGTGTACAGCTTCGGCGTTGTGTTACTTGAACTGATCACAGCGAAACAGCCGATAGAGAAAGGCAAGTACATTGTCCGAGAGATCAAGCTTGTAATGAACAAAAGCGACGAGGAGTTCTACGGACTGAGAGAAAAAATGGACCGTTCTTTAAGAGACGCCGGAGCTCTACCAGAACTAGGCCGGTACATGGAGTTAGCCTTAAAATGCGTTGATGAGACGGCGGCTGAGAGGCCAACGATGAGTGAAGTGGTGAAGGAGATTGAGATTATTATACAGAACAGTGGAGCGAGCACTAGCAGCTCCTCTGCGTCGGCTTCATCTTCGGCGACAGATTTTGGAGGCGTGAAAGGTGGTGATAAAGTTTTGTATGGAGAGAATCTGAGGAAGAAAGAAGTACGTGATGGAGAAGGAGCTTTTGATTATAGTGGTGGCTACTCTGTTATGACAAAAGTTGAGCCCAAGTAA
- the LOC106429672 gene encoding probable protein phosphatase 2C 18 isoform X1, producing MGLCHSVDRKEPGETSTTASTAEDDILGSGRWRRPRGYKGGGEIEGTQQALDRLISNGSSKVACLYTQQGKKGTNQDAMLVFENFCSRDDTVFCGVFDGHGPFGHMVAKKVRDTLPSTLSTQLKLASESEQSGLVNEEEEGQRSESVITTMDEQWCELIPNGEQLPEMYLPLKHALLKSCQQIDKELKMHPTIDCFCSGTTSVTLIKQGEDLVVGNIGDSRAVLATRDKDNALVAVQLTVDLKPDLPSESARIQKCKGRVFALQDEPEVARVWLPNSNSPGLAMARAFGDFCLKDYGLISVPDINYRHLTEEDQFIILASDGVWDVLSNKEAVDIVASAPSRSTAARALVDTAVRSWRIKYPTSKNDDCTVVCLFLQDSSNVVKDSHNEDSVESVSISNKEEEIVPVKEESISKSCGIESKMMTMTLAECISVAQDDEEWSALEGLTRVNSLLSIPRFFSGELRSTSWRKWL from the exons ATGGGTCTGTGTCATTCAGTAGATAGGAAGGAACCAGGAGAAACAAGCACCACCGCCTCAACGGCGGAGGATGATATATTAGGCTCCGGAAGGTGGCGGCGGCCGAGAGGTTACAAGGGAGGCGGCGAAATCGAAGGGACTCAACAGGCTTTGGATCGGTTGATTTCAAATGGTTCAAGTAAAGTTGCATGTCTTTACACACAACAAGGCAAGAAAGGAACCAATCAAGACGCTATGCTCGTTTTTGAG AACTTTTGTTCGAGAGACGATACAGTGTTTTGTGGTGTATTTGATGGACACGGACCATTTGGTCATATGGTTGCCAAGAAAGTCAGAGACACATTGCCCTCCACACTCTCAACACAGTTGAAATTAGCATCAGAGTCAGAACAAAGCGGCTTAGtgaatgaggaagaagaagggcaGAGAAGCGAGTCTGTTATTACTACTATGGATGAGCAATGGTGTGAGTTAATTCCAAACGGTGAACAACTTCCAGAGATGTATCTGCCTCTTAAACACGCCTTGCTCAAGTCTTGTCAGCAGATAGATAAAGAGCTTAAAATGCATCCTACTATTGATTGTTTCTGCAGTGGAACCACTTCTGTCACTTTGATCAAGCAG GGTGAGGACTTGGTGGTCGGAAACATCGGTGACTCGAGAGCTGTTCTTGCCACAAGAGACAAAGACAATGCTTTGGTCGCTGTACAACTAACCGTAGACTTAAAACCAGACCTGCCAA GTGAATCAGCGAGAATCCAAAAATGTAAAGGCAGAGTCTTTGCGTTGCAAGATGAGCCAGAGGTAGCTCGTGTATGGTTACCAAACAGCAACTCACCTGGTTTAGCAATGGCTCGAGCTTTTGGTGACTTCTGTCTCAAAGATTACGGTCTTATCTCAGTTCCAGACATCAACTACCGGCACCTTACAGAAGAAGACCAGTTCATCATTCTTGCTAGCGACGGTGTATGGGATGTGTTATCTAACAAAGAGGCTGTGGACATTGTTGCTTCTGCTCCTAGTCGAAGCACAGCAGCTAGAGCTTTGGTGGACACAGCGGTTAGATCATGGAGAATCAAGTATCCAACTTCAAAGAACGATGACTGTACTGTAGTCTGCCTCTTTCTACAAGATTCAAGCAATGTAGTAAAGGATTCACACAATGAAGACTCTGTAGAGAGTGTCAGTATCAGTAACAAGGAGGAGGAGATTGTTCCAGTTAAAGAGGAAAGTATCTCTAAGAGTTGTGGGATTGAGTCAAAGATGATGACAATGACACTTGCTGAATGTATATCGGTTGCACAGGATGATGAAGAGTGGTCTGCTTTGGAAGGGTTGACTAGGGTTAATAGTTTATTGAGCATTCCAAGGTTCTTCTCTGGTGAGCTTAGATCAACTAGTTGGAGAAAATGGTTgtga